In a single window of the Stegostoma tigrinum isolate sSteTig4 chromosome 49, sSteTig4.hap1, whole genome shotgun sequence genome:
- the LOC132207480 gene encoding late histone H2A.2.2-like, translating into MWPHYSILCASVCQIVAMSGRGKGSGGKARSKAKSRSSRAGLQFPVGRIHRLLRRGNYAERVGAGAPVYLAAVLEYLTAEILELAGNAARDNKKTRIIPRHLQLAVRNDEELNKLLGGVTIAQGGVLPNIQAVLLPKKTAAGGTTKK; encoded by the coding sequence ATGTGGCCGCATTACAGCATTTTGTGTGCAAGTGTCTGTCAGATTGTGGCAATGTCTGGGAGAGGAAAGGGCAGTGGTGGGAAAGCTCGCTCGAAGGCGAAGTCCCGGTCGTCCCGGGCTGGCCTGCAGTTCCCGGTGGGCCGTATTCACAGGCTCCTGAGAAGgggtaactatgctgagcgtgtgggtgccggagcgccggtctatctggctgcggtgctcgagtacctgacggctgaaatcctcgagctggccggtaacgcggcccgggacaacaagaagacccgcatcatccccaggcacctccagctggccgtgcgcaacgacgaggagctcaacaagctgctgggaggggtgaccatcgctcagggcggggtgctgcctaatatccaggccgtgttgctgcccaagaaaaccgcCGCTGGGGGCACCACTAAAAAATGA